One region of Salvelinus sp. IW2-2015 linkage group LG1, ASM291031v2, whole genome shotgun sequence genomic DNA includes:
- the LOC111967522 gene encoding small nuclear ribonucleoprotein E produces the protein MAYRGQGQKVQKVMVQPINLIFRYLQNRSRIQVWLYEQVNMRIEGCIIGFDEYMNLVLDDAEEVHMKTKNRKPLGRIMLKGDNITLLQSVAT, from the exons ATGGCGTACAGAGGACAAGGGCAGAAGGTCCAGAAGGTTATGGTGCAGCCAATC AACCTTATTTTCAGGTATCTACAGAAC CGTTCTCGGATACAGGTGTGGCTGTATGAACAAGTGAACATGCGGATAGAGGGCTGCATCATC ggctTTGATGAGTACATGAACCTGGTTCTGGATGATGCTGAGGAAGTTCACATGAAGACCAAGAACAGGAAACCCCTGG GGAGGATCATGCTGAAAGGAGATAACATCACCTTGCTACAGAGTGTTGCCACTTAA